A stretch of Besnoitia besnoiti strain Bb-Ger1 chromosome V, whole genome shotgun sequence DNA encodes these proteins:
- a CDS encoding SAG-related sequence (encoded by transcript BESB_061580), which produces MFVLDTPARMARSGLARAVCFFLLAAAPCWQRASAAKGTQVQPDCKVQNATTMCNCSDQPSKATREEPVNDATLSESTNILQVQCKQPSAFVPAGTSVCAGTGAEASLTACKASEGGSPKVPISTLLAKIPSSTTAWEASDDTSSLTIPSASFPFVDKDFFVGCSNGDSSSCVVNVTVKARKSLLKENVLTCSYGAESNQPVPKTTLDSTNNSLTVVCGTDGTMPLTAGVPTIYLCKDPETDVCTTVEDVTEVFPGFSKAWWTKQDGQENAAKLTIPKDGFPVEPKTVMFGCSLQVQPPLRKMRRKRTGWMQLSFLHAR; this is translated from the coding sequence ATGTTCGTGTTAGATACCCCTGCGAGAATGGCGCGGTCTGGGCTGGCTCGTGCAGTgtgcttctttcttctcgccgcagcccctTGTTGGCAGCGGGCGTCCGCGGCAAAGGGTACGCAAGTACAGCCAGATTGCAAAGTGCAGAACGCCACAACCATGTGCAATTGCTCAGATCAGCCATCCAAAGCAACACGGGAGGAACCAGTCAACGACGCAACCCTATCAGAGTCAACAAATATCCTCCAAGTCCAATGTAAACAGCCTTCGGCGTTCGTACCCGCTGGGACGAGCGTGTGCGCTGGAACTGGAGCGGAGGCATCTCTCACAGCTTGTAAAGCGTCCGAGGGAGGAAGCCCGAAGGTGCCTATCAGCACCCTTCTGGCGAAAATCCCGTCAAGCACGACCGCGTGGGAGGCCAGCGACGACACTTCGTCTTTAACGATCCCATCCGCGAGCTTCCCGTTTGTTGACAAGGATTTTTTTGTGGGTTGCAGCAACGgggacagcagcagctgcgtaGTGAACGTGACCGTGAAGGCCAGAAAGTCGCTGCTCAAAGAAAACGTGCTGACCTGTTCGTACGGCGCAGAAAGCAACCAGCCCGTCCCGAAAACCACTCTCGACTCCACCAACAACTCCCTGACGGTCGTCTGCGGCACAGATGGAACCATGCCGCTGACCGCTGGAGTTCCCACCATCTACTTGTGCAAAGACCCAGAGACCGACGTGTGCACGACGGTCGAGGACGTCACTGAAGTGTTTCCAGGCTTCAGCAAGGCGTGGTGGACAAAGCAGGATGGTCAGGAGAATGCAGCCAAGCTGACGATTCCGAAGGACGGATTTCCTGTTGAGCCGAAGACTGTTATGTTTGGGTGCAGCCTTCAGGTCCAACCCCCCCTCAGAAAGATGCGCCGAAAGAGGACGGGCTGGATGCAACTGTCCTTCCTACATGCAAGGTGA